A stretch of Deltaproteobacteria bacterium DNA encodes these proteins:
- the xdhA gene encoding xanthine dehydrogenase small subunit produces MDRLRFCLNDRWVELRDVSPTTTLLRYLRDHAHLTGTKEGCAEGDCGACTVAVLETIDGKAQYRAINSCLLLLPMIQGKRVYTVEALKDASGYHLVQHALADELGSQCGYCTPGVVMAMFEACYGEGFKEPWELDAAMCGNLCRCTGYRPIREATAKVAGLRPVDRFTRTLHEAKPEPMALAYDATSQRFCTPATLNELWDVLDANPNARFVNGGTDLSLEITKRYAEPQMLVSLEGVPDLKQFDFNSPAVRIGAAVDLSTLEFASKPVPMLERMLRYFGARQVKNRATVGGNLCNASPIGDLPPVFLALDATFVLLSRAGERRVKASDFFVAYRKTALAPKEILARVEFAPPGKDVRATSYKVSKRRELDISCVSAAFAVELDGENVRSARLAYGGMAATPARAKQAEAALVGKPWTQANVDAAAKLLDADFKPLSDHRGSAPYRMLVAKNLLRGFFEETRTAPQPRLPHPHTATVQAGAPARSP; encoded by the coding sequence ATGGACCGCCTGCGTTTCTGCTTGAACGATCGCTGGGTCGAGCTTCGCGACGTCTCGCCCACCACCACGCTCCTCCGCTACCTGCGCGACCACGCGCACCTCACCGGCACGAAGGAAGGCTGCGCCGAGGGCGACTGCGGCGCGTGCACCGTTGCCGTACTGGAAACCATCGACGGCAAGGCGCAGTACCGCGCCATCAACTCCTGCCTGCTGCTCTTGCCGATGATTCAGGGCAAGCGCGTGTACACGGTCGAGGCGCTCAAGGACGCGAGCGGCTACCACCTGGTGCAGCACGCGCTCGCGGACGAGCTCGGCTCCCAGTGCGGCTACTGCACGCCCGGCGTGGTGATGGCCATGTTCGAGGCCTGCTACGGCGAGGGCTTCAAGGAGCCCTGGGAGCTCGACGCCGCGATGTGCGGCAACCTCTGTCGCTGCACCGGCTACCGGCCGATTCGCGAGGCCACGGCCAAGGTCGCCGGCTTGCGGCCAGTGGACCGCTTCACGCGCACGCTGCACGAGGCCAAGCCCGAGCCGATGGCGCTCGCGTACGACGCGACCTCGCAGCGCTTCTGCACGCCGGCGACGCTCAACGAGCTCTGGGACGTGCTGGACGCGAACCCGAACGCGCGCTTCGTGAACGGAGGCACCGACCTGTCGCTCGAGATCACCAAGCGCTACGCCGAGCCGCAGATGCTCGTTTCGCTCGAGGGCGTTCCGGATTTGAAACAATTCGATTTCAATTCGCCGGCGGTGCGAATCGGCGCCGCGGTGGATCTCTCGACGCTCGAGTTCGCGAGCAAGCCCGTCCCGATGCTCGAGCGCATGCTGCGCTACTTCGGCGCGCGGCAGGTGAAGAACCGCGCCACCGTCGGCGGGAACCTCTGCAACGCGTCACCGATTGGCGATCTGCCACCGGTGTTCCTCGCGCTGGATGCGACGTTCGTGCTGCTCTCTCGCGCGGGCGAGCGACGCGTGAAGGCCAGCGACTTCTTCGTCGCGTATCGCAAGACCGCGCTCGCGCCGAAGGAGATCCTCGCGCGCGTGGAGTTCGCGCCGCCCGGCAAGGACGTGCGAGCGACCTCGTACAAGGTCAGCAAGCGCCGCGAACTGGACATCAGCTGCGTGTCCGCCGCGTTCGCCGTGGAGCTCGACGGCGAGAACGTGAGGTCCGCGCGACTCGCGTACGGCGGCATGGCCGCGACGCCCGCCCGCGCGAAGCAGGCGGAAGCGGCGCTCGTGGGCAAGCCGTGGACGCAAGCGAACGTCGACGCGGCCGCGAAGCTGCTCGACGCCGACTTCAAGCCGCTCTCCGATCATCGCGGCTCGGCGCCCTATCGCATGCTGGTCGCGAAGAACCTGCTGCGCGGCTTCTTCGAAGAGACGCGCACCGCACCGCAGCCGCGCTTGCCGCATCCCCACACGGCGACCGTCCAGGCCGGCGCGCCCGCGAGGTCGCCATGA
- a CDS encoding 23S rRNA (adenine(2503)-C(2))-methyltransferase RlmN produces MSTARQTAFTALSYAELSRRLGSDTRAKAALKWLYKDGLPDSLPERVPGVAHREWARLRASHPLPAWKQLAKLESEDGTTKLALDLDGAKVETVLIPGPQRSTVCLSSQAGCTRSCAFCATAKLGFLRNLTAGEIVAQYVLAQRLAPPGRPARNVVFMGMGEPMDNLEHVLAAVELLIQAPYPALSPAHVTVSTAGVVPQMRRFLKASKASLALSLNATTDEIRERVMPHNALWPIEKLMETLRTHASDRETFIEYVLFAGLNDTPEDAERLPKLLEGVPARINLIPFNGNEGSGFVAPKDDQVTAFQKAVAKGGIRTLVRWPRGREIAAACGQLANKV; encoded by the coding sequence ATGTCGACCGCGCGCCAGACCGCGTTCACCGCGCTCTCCTACGCCGAGCTCTCGCGGCGGCTGGGCAGCGACACGCGCGCCAAGGCCGCGCTGAAGTGGCTCTACAAAGACGGCCTGCCGGATTCGCTGCCCGAGCGCGTGCCCGGCGTGGCGCACCGCGAGTGGGCACGGCTGCGCGCCAGCCATCCGTTGCCTGCTTGGAAACAGCTCGCCAAGCTCGAGAGTGAAGACGGCACGACGAAGCTCGCGCTCGATCTCGACGGCGCGAAGGTCGAGACGGTGCTCATCCCCGGGCCGCAGCGCTCGACGGTGTGCCTCTCGAGCCAGGCCGGCTGCACGCGCAGCTGCGCGTTTTGTGCGACGGCGAAGCTGGGCTTCCTGCGGAACCTCACGGCGGGCGAGATCGTCGCGCAGTACGTGCTCGCGCAGCGCCTCGCGCCTCCGGGCCGACCTGCGCGGAACGTCGTCTTCATGGGCATGGGCGAGCCCATGGACAACCTGGAGCACGTGCTCGCGGCGGTGGAGCTGCTGATTCAGGCGCCCTACCCCGCGCTCTCGCCCGCGCACGTGACGGTGTCGACGGCGGGCGTGGTGCCGCAGATGCGCCGCTTCTTGAAGGCCAGCAAGGCCAGCCTCGCGCTCTCGCTGAACGCGACGACGGACGAGATCCGCGAGCGGGTGATGCCGCACAACGCGCTCTGGCCCATCGAGAAGCTGATGGAGACGCTGCGCACGCACGCATCGGACCGCGAGACGTTCATCGAGTACGTGCTCTTCGCGGGCCTCAACGACACGCCCGAGGACGCCGAGCGCTTGCCGAAGCTCCTCGAGGGCGTGCCCGCGCGCATCAACCTCATCCCCTTCAATGGCAATGAGGGCTCGGGGTTCGTGGCACCGAAGGACGACCAGGTCACCGCCTTCCAGAAGGCCGTGGCCAAGGGCGGAATCCGCACGCTCGTCCGCTGGCCGCGCGGCCGCGAGATCGCCGCGGCGTGCGGACAGCTGGCGAACAAGGTCTAG
- a CDS encoding DUF4190 domain-containing protein: MPPKLKTSGLAIAALVFAIIPGCQLVGLILGVIALVQIGNRPNELGGKGIAIAALVVPWVMIFFTGIFAAIAIPNFIRYESRAKQSEAKTNLRMIYIAEQSYEAEHNKPAENFADLDFRPEAKHRYAYFMHGDVIPASVGFVPPTFHPQGERSDVLATAVANLDTDPTLDVWIVTTGGEVIQLKDDITE; the protein is encoded by the coding sequence GTGCCCCCGAAGCTGAAGACCTCCGGGCTGGCGATCGCCGCGTTGGTCTTCGCGATCATCCCCGGCTGCCAGCTCGTGGGGTTGATCCTCGGCGTGATTGCGCTGGTGCAGATTGGCAACCGGCCGAATGAGCTCGGCGGCAAGGGAATCGCCATCGCGGCGCTGGTGGTGCCCTGGGTGATGATCTTCTTCACCGGGATTTTCGCCGCGATCGCGATTCCCAACTTCATTCGCTACGAGTCGCGCGCGAAGCAGAGCGAAGCGAAGACGAACCTGCGAATGATCTACATCGCCGAGCAGAGCTACGAGGCCGAGCACAACAAGCCGGCCGAGAACTTCGCGGACCTCGATTTCCGCCCCGAGGCCAAGCACCGCTACGCGTACTTCATGCACGGGGACGTGATTCCGGCGAGCGTCGGGTTCGTCCCTCCGACGTTCCACCCCCAGGGTGAACGCTCCGATGTGCTCGCGACAGCCGTCGCCAACCTCGACACCGACCCGACGCTCGACGTGTGGATCGTCACCACGGGCGGAGAGGTCATCCAGCTGAAAGACGACATCACCGAGTAG
- a CDS encoding thioesterase family protein: protein MDMSKLREFMEQQVAFNKHLGMKVVAFEPGKARLQIDFREEFIGDPMRRALHGGVLAALADAAGGMAVWGSAGDVNARVSTIDIRIDYLRPGKPEAVCADAIVVRQGNRVGVADMRMFHSSAESETIATGKAVYNIVVKSG, encoded by the coding sequence ATGGACATGTCGAAGCTTCGCGAGTTCATGGAGCAGCAGGTCGCCTTCAACAAGCACCTGGGGATGAAGGTCGTCGCCTTCGAGCCCGGCAAGGCGCGGCTGCAGATCGACTTCCGCGAGGAGTTCATCGGCGATCCCATGCGCCGCGCGCTGCACGGCGGTGTGCTCGCCGCGCTCGCCGACGCCGCGGGTGGCATGGCCGTGTGGGGCTCCGCAGGCGATGTGAACGCGCGCGTCTCCACCATCGACATCCGCATCGACTACCTGCGGCCTGGCAAGCCCGAGGCCGTCTGCGCCGACGCGATCGTCGTCCGCCAGGGCAACCGCGTGGGCGTGGCCGACATGCGCATGTTCCACTCCTCGGCCGAGAGCGAGACCATCGCCACGGGCAAGGCCGTCTACAACATCGTCGTCAAGTCGGGCTGA